Below is a window of Hyalangium ruber DNA.
GCCAAAGGGCCGCACCGCGAAGCCCGCCGCGAACGCGAGCAGGGCGAAGATGAAGGCCGCGGTGGGGTTGACGCCGGAGAAGAACTGCTTGGCGATGATCGCGCTGAGCGAGCCGTAGAGATAGAAGTCGTACCACTCGAAGACCGTGCCGAGGGACGAGGCGAAGATGACGCGCTTCTCCTCGGTGGTCATGGGCCGGACTGCGGCGGCGTCCGAGGGGCTCGGCGTGGGCACGGCCGGATTGTTCGTATCAGCCATAGGCGAATGCCAGTAGAGACACCGCCCCATCCGCGCGCATACGAAGAACGCACCACATTGTCCGATGCCTTGCACATGCCCGGCGCCGACTCTGGAACAGTCGGCAGCCACGTGGAGGTGTGGACCCTGGGCCAACGTCGAGCTCACGAAGAACGCGGCCGAGCTCGGCTACGCCCGGTTCCTCTAAGCCGTCAGCCCCAGGTGAGCTCCGGGCAAGGCGCGCTCAGAGCATCTTGCCGGGGTTGAGGATGCCGAGCGGGTCGAGGGAGGCCTTGATGGCGAGGTGGACCCGCGTCGCCTCGGAGCCGAGCTGCCGGGACAGGTACGCGCGCTTGAGCACGCCGACGCCATGCTCTCCGGTGATGGTTCCCCCCAGCTCTCCCACCACGACGAGGATGTCCTCGAAGGCCGCCTGAGCCCGTGCCACGGCCTCCGGGTCGTTCCGATCGAAGACGAGCGTGGGGTGCATGTTCCCATCCCCCGCATGCCCGAACGTGCCGATGAGCACGCCGCGCTGCTCGGCGATGCGCTCGACGGCCGAGAGCAGATCCGCGATGCGCGAGAGCGGCACGCCGACATCATCCAGCAGCGTCGTCCCCTGCTTCTCCAGCGCGGGGTAGGCGAACCGGCGCGCGCCCAGCAGCAGCTCCCCTTCGGCCTCATCCGCGGACTGCGCGACGAAGGTGGCTCCGGAGGCCTCGCAGGCGGCTGCCATCCTCGCGCACTCCGCCACGCCCTGCTCTCCCCCCGCGTCCGAGCGAGCCAGCAGGAGCGCCGCCGCGTCCATGTCCAGCCCCATGGGCCGGATGGCCTCGACGGCTCGGACGGTGGCGCGGTCCATCAACTCCAGGAGCGAGGGCCGGGTGCTGGCCATGATCTCCGTGACCGCCGCGCCCGCTCCCACGAGCGTCGGAAACGAGGCCACCAGCGTCGTGGCGGGAGGAGGACGCGGTCGCAGCCGCAGCGTGGCCTCGGTAATGACACCCAGCGTGCCCTCGGAGCCGACGAACAGCCGGGTAAGGTCATAACCGGCGACGTTCTTGACCGTGCGGCCCCCAGTGCGGAGAACGGAGCCCGCCGCCAGGACGACCTCCAACCCGAGCGCGGCATCGCCGGTGACGCCGTACTTCACGCAGCACAGGCCTCCAGCGTTGGTGGCGAGATTGCCGCCAATCGTGGAGAACTCCCAGCTCGCGGGGTCTGGCGCGTACCAGAGCCCTTGCTCGGCCACGGCGGTCTTGAGCGCGGCGTTGATCACCCCAGGTTGGACGACGGCGAACAGGCCGCGCCGATCGATCTCCAGGATGCGATTCATCCGCGTGAGCGAGAGCACGATGCAGCCATCCAGGGCGTTGGCGCCGCCCGAGAGCCCCGAGCCCGCCCCACGAGCGACGACGGGGACACGGTGGGCGGAGGCAACCCGAAGAACGCCCTGGACCTCGCTCGTGGAGCTGGGGCGGGCGAGGACGTGGGGTACGCCAGCGCTCGTCCACGTGGCCTGATCCCGACGGTGAGCCTCGAGCACATCGGCGTCGGTGATGAGTCCCTCGGGCGGCAACACCTCCGCGAGGTCACCCAGCAGGTTCGCGCGCATGGGCGCGGACCTTAGCATGGCGAGGCACTTCCTTCGTAGAGCCTGGCGCTCCTCGCACCCCGGCCTCATCGCTCATG
It encodes the following:
- a CDS encoding FAD-binding oxidoreductase; its protein translation is MRANLLGDLAEVLPPEGLITDADVLEAHRRDQATWTSAGVPHVLARPSSTSEVQGVLRVASAHRVPVVARGAGSGLSGGANALDGCIVLSLTRMNRILEIDRRGLFAVVQPGVINAALKTAVAEQGLWYAPDPASWEFSTIGGNLATNAGGLCCVKYGVTGDAALGLEVVLAAGSVLRTGGRTVKNVAGYDLTRLFVGSEGTLGVITEATLRLRPRPPPATTLVASFPTLVGAGAAVTEIMASTRPSLLELMDRATVRAVEAIRPMGLDMDAAALLLARSDAGGEQGVAECARMAAACEASGATFVAQSADEAEGELLLGARRFAYPALEKQGTTLLDDVGVPLSRIADLLSAVERIAEQRGVLIGTFGHAGDGNMHPTLVFDRNDPEAVARAQAAFEDILVVVGELGGTITGEHGVGVLKRAYLSRQLGSEATRVHLAIKASLDPLGILNPGKML